The Acidobacteriota bacterium nucleotide sequence AGGCTGGTTCTCCTCTCTAGGCTCGCGGCGTCAGAGCGCCGCCGCGATATCGAAGCTCTCGGGCTTCTGGGCCCCGTGGGGGTGCTCGCTACCGACGTACACCTTCAGCTTGCGCAGCTGACGGCGTCCCAGTCGATTCTTCGGCAGCATTCCCCAGACGGCGCGCTCTACCATCCGCTCCGGACGCCGGTCCCGCAACTCGCGGGCGGTTTCCGATTTGATGCCCCCGGGATACCCACTGTGGCGATAATAGGTCTTCTGGTCTTCCTTGCGTCCCGTCAAAACGGTCTGCTCGGAGTTGATCACGATTACGAAGTCACCCACGTCCACGTGGGGCGCGTAGGTCGGCTTGTGCTTGCCGGTGAGCAAGCGGGCTACGTTGGCAGCCAGTCGGCCCAGCGGAATACCGGCGGCATCGATTACCACCCAGGATCGGTCGATCTCGTCCCGCTTGGGGCTATACGTCTTGGTCGTCATCTTGGCGCTCCACGCTTGCGTGCTGTCTGACTCGTGCTTGCTGCTTGCTGTCGGAACCGTGCTCGCCGGCCTGGCTCTCGGGAACCGCCGGGGCAATCCCGTTGCGGCTCTCTATTCGGCCTCTTGTCTCTTTTCGGCTGTCGATGGCGGTCTCGAGGAACCGCGAAGAGCCGCCTGGGCGGCACAGATCCATTGCTCTTCGCGCTTAGACGCAAAGAGCCTTAGACGATAGGCCGTGGAGGGTGATTTGTCAAGAGGCCCGACCGCAAGAAAGTTCTCACCCACCCCTCCGGATGGCGTGGACGGAGCCGGCTATTGCTATGCTCTGCGCGAAGGCTGGCTACGGCCACCGAATGGGCCGCTGGGGCTTGCTCTCCCCTTTGGGCTCACCTGCTCGCAAGATCTTCAATCATACTACGGACAAAGAATCATGGCGACAATTCTGGACGGGAAGAAAGTAGCGGCGGAAATCCGAGCCGAGGTAGCGGAGGCTGTAGAGAAGATGGTGGCGGCGGGGGCTCGGCCGCCGGGACTGACGGCGGTGCTGGTAGGTGACAATCCGGCCTCCCACGTTTATGTCGGCAGCAAGGTCAAGGCCTGCCGGAAGGCGGGCATCGTCAGCCAGACCGTCGAGCTGCCCGCTTCGGTGAGCGCCGGCGAGCTCACCGAAGCCGTCCAGAAGCTCAACGCCGACGACGCGGTGGACGGCATCCTGATCCAGCTGCCCCTCCCCGACGGCCTGCCGGAGCG carries:
- the rplM gene encoding 50S ribosomal protein L13; this encodes MTTKTYSPKRDEIDRSWVVIDAAGIPLGRLAANVARLLTGKHKPTYAPHVDVGDFVIVINSEQTVLTGRKEDQKTYYRHSGYPGGIKSETARELRDRRPERMVERAVWGMLPKNRLGRRQLRKLKVYVGSEHPHGAQKPESFDIAAAL